The proteins below are encoded in one region of Streptomyces marianii:
- a CDS encoding serine/threonine-protein kinase → MSAPDQLLVVIDPVARRFDGESVRIAKDVLCAGSAAKICLPDGPEEFSRALARRGSRRPVVIGDDRALLRTVGQLHRARELAGEALSLVPVGGGASVAVARSLGVPTGAVAAARAVLDGAAHPLDLLADDSDGVVLADLHIPAGPATAGAPGRTGSVWHTCRSLLRTFARPVPPAPPGVRTHRLRVEADGVLLSDLDEPVEDVRVRAAEGAAEVTVHRSSDPGPVRSLAKVVTVSGADFRYRADALVGGPVRRRTWTLRPRAWSLTLPGPRTAGE, encoded by the coding sequence GTGTCGGCTCCCGACCAGCTCCTGGTGGTCATCGACCCGGTCGCCCGCCGTTTCGACGGCGAGTCCGTTCGTATCGCGAAGGATGTGCTGTGTGCCGGATCGGCGGCGAAAATCTGCCTGCCCGATGGTCCCGAGGAATTTTCCCGTGCCCTCGCCCGCAGGGGTTCCCGGCGCCCTGTCGTGATCGGTGACGACCGCGCGCTGCTGCGCACCGTGGGCCAGCTGCACCGGGCGCGGGAGCTCGCCGGCGAGGCCCTGTCGCTGGTCCCGGTCGGGGGCGGCGCGTCCGTGGCGGTGGCCCGGTCGCTGGGCGTGCCGACCGGCGCGGTGGCGGCCGCCCGGGCGGTCCTCGACGGAGCCGCTCACCCGCTGGACCTGCTCGCCGACGACAGCGACGGGGTGGTGCTGGCCGATCTGCACATCCCGGCGGGTCCTGCCACCGCGGGGGCACCGGGGCGGACCGGCTCGGTGTGGCACACCTGCCGCTCCCTGCTGCGCACGTTCGCCCGTCCCGTTCCACCGGCGCCTCCGGGTGTACGGACGCACCGGCTGCGGGTGGAGGCGGACGGAGTGCTGCTGAGCGATCTGGACGAGCCGGTCGAGGACGTACGCGTCCGCGCGGCCGAAGGAGCCGCGGAGGTGACCGTGCACCGCAGTTCCGACCCGGGCCCCGTGCGGAGCCTGGCCAAGGTCGTCACCGTCTCGGGCGCCGACTTCCGCTACCGCGCAGACGCCCTCGTCGGCGGGCCGGTCCGGCGACGCACCTGGACCCTGCGGCCCCGGGCCTGGTCGCTGACCCTGCCGGGGCCGCGGACCGCCGGGGAGTGA
- a CDS encoding DNA polymerase III subunit beta family protein — protein MRSIGELARDSGLTVTALRFYDGAGVLVPAQVDPLNGYRWYDPAQLDEARLLARLRRAGMPLTDIRLVMAAWAGEDAALVCELMEAHLRRLERGLADARDAFSTIRTLVERIERRENLTMTTAPSTSAAHTTLSSAGLAAALDSVRFAVGAGGDLPMLAGVLFELDGGELHLVATDRYRMAVARTAADGHDGPAVRITVPAALADAMRALLCDGGPARLTVEGDDITLEAGGRRAGGTGLGHDFPDYRRLTRLPAGQRVAVDVPALRDAVENGPVREGEAGGADGERLDLTVLAPAADGTLAVTGDTAPGPGHVAVNRAFLLQALSAAGGDRLVLELGGPTSPLAVRRPDDEHAFSLLMPVRLEG, from the coding sequence ATGCGCAGTATCGGCGAGCTGGCCCGGGACAGCGGCCTGACGGTGACCGCCCTGAGGTTCTACGACGGCGCGGGGGTGCTGGTCCCCGCCCAGGTGGACCCACTGAACGGCTACCGGTGGTACGACCCCGCCCAGCTGGACGAGGCCCGGCTGCTCGCCCGGTTGCGTCGGGCGGGCATGCCGCTGACCGACATCCGTCTGGTCATGGCCGCGTGGGCCGGCGAGGACGCGGCCCTCGTGTGCGAACTGATGGAGGCGCATCTGCGCCGCCTCGAACGGGGGCTGGCCGACGCCCGCGACGCGTTCTCCACGATCCGAACGCTGGTCGAACGCATCGAACGCAGGGAGAACCTGACCATGACCACTGCTCCGAGCACGTCCGCCGCCCACACCACCCTCTCCTCCGCGGGACTCGCCGCCGCCCTGGACTCCGTCCGGTTCGCCGTGGGCGCCGGCGGCGACCTGCCGATGCTCGCCGGAGTGCTGTTCGAGCTCGACGGGGGAGAGCTGCATCTGGTGGCCACCGACCGCTACCGGATGGCGGTGGCGAGGACGGCCGCCGACGGCCATGACGGACCGGCCGTCCGGATCACCGTCCCGGCGGCGCTCGCCGACGCGATGCGTGCGCTGCTCTGCGACGGCGGCCCCGCGCGGCTCACCGTGGAGGGAGACGACATCACCCTGGAGGCCGGAGGGCGCAGGGCGGGCGGTACCGGGCTCGGCCACGACTTCCCCGACTACCGCCGGCTGACGCGGCTTCCCGCCGGGCAGCGCGTCGCCGTCGACGTCCCGGCGCTGCGGGACGCGGTGGAGAACGGCCCGGTGAGGGAAGGGGAGGCGGGCGGCGCGGACGGCGAACGGCTCGATCTCACGGTGCTCGCCCCCGCCGCCGACGGCACCCTCGCCGTCACCGGCGACACCGCCCCCGGACCCGGCCATGTCGCGGTCAACCGCGCGTTCCTGCTCCAGGCCCTCTCGGCCGCGGGAGGCGACCGGCTCGTCCTGGAACTCGGCGGCCCGACCTCGCCGCTTGCGGTCCGCCGTCCCGACGACGAGCACGCCTTCTCGCTCCTGATGCCGGTGCGCCTGGAAGGCTGA
- a CDS encoding GbsR/MarR family transcriptional regulator: protein MTPMTEKARDAEAVSRFVERFAAQLVEAGMTRMPARVFAALLSSDSGALTSAELGEQLQVSPAAVSGAVRYLAQQHMVSREREPGSRRERYRVHSDQWYEALTNRDAVLKRWAESLREGVTSLGAETPAGRRLEETVAFFDFIRDELTAMMERWREHRERMPDRP, encoded by the coding sequence ATGACGCCGATGACGGAGAAGGCCAGAGACGCAGAGGCGGTCTCGCGCTTCGTGGAACGCTTCGCGGCCCAGCTCGTCGAGGCCGGCATGACGCGCATGCCCGCCAGGGTCTTCGCCGCGCTGCTCTCCTCCGACTCCGGCGCGCTGACCTCCGCCGAGCTCGGAGAGCAACTGCAGGTCAGCCCTGCGGCGGTGTCCGGCGCCGTGCGCTATCTGGCTCAGCAGCACATGGTCTCGCGGGAACGCGAGCCAGGTTCCCGCCGCGAGCGCTACCGGGTCCACAGCGACCAGTGGTACGAGGCGCTCACCAACCGCGACGCCGTTCTGAAGCGCTGGGCGGAATCCCTGCGAGAAGGGGTGACGAGCCTCGGCGCCGAGACGCCGGCGGGCCGCCGGCTCGAGGAGACCGTCGCGTTCTTCGACTTCATCCGGGACGAGCTCACGGCGATGATGGAGCGCTGGCGGGAGCATCGCGAGCGGATGCCCGACCGGCCCTGA
- a CDS encoding ABC transporter ATP-binding protein, protein MTKAISVAGLHKSFGRALALDGLDLSVETGEVHGFLGPNGAGKSTTIRVLLGLLRADSGAARLLGMDPWRDAVELHRRIAYVPGDVTLWRNLSGGEVIDLYGRLRGGLDRARRNRLTERFELDPTKKGRTYSKGNRQKVALVAAFASEVDVLILDEPTSGLDPLMEEVFQSCVAEERDRGRTVLLSSHVLSEVEALCDRVSIIRKGRTVESGSLADLRHLTRTSVSADLAGPPDGLARLPGVHDLDVQGPAVSSEGAGCRVRFQVDTDKLDPVLRSLTESGVRSLTSTPPTLEELFLRHYQTDARGTGAEEAMSR, encoded by the coding sequence ATGACGAAGGCCATCAGTGTCGCCGGACTGCACAAGTCGTTCGGCCGGGCACTCGCACTGGACGGTCTCGACCTGTCGGTCGAGACCGGTGAGGTCCACGGCTTCCTCGGGCCCAACGGCGCCGGGAAGTCCACCACCATCCGCGTCCTCCTGGGACTGCTGCGCGCCGACTCCGGCGCAGCCCGGCTGCTGGGCATGGATCCCTGGCGGGACGCCGTCGAACTGCACCGCCGGATCGCGTACGTCCCCGGGGACGTGACGCTCTGGCGCAACCTGTCCGGCGGCGAGGTCATCGACCTCTACGGCCGGCTGCGCGGCGGACTCGACAGGGCACGCCGGAACCGGCTGACCGAGCGGTTCGAACTCGACCCCACCAAGAAGGGGCGTACGTACTCCAAGGGCAACCGTCAGAAGGTGGCCCTGGTAGCCGCGTTCGCCTCCGAGGTCGACGTGCTGATCCTGGACGAACCGACGAGCGGGCTCGACCCGCTGATGGAGGAGGTCTTCCAGAGCTGCGTCGCCGAGGAGCGCGACCGCGGCCGGACGGTCCTGCTCTCGAGCCATGTGCTCAGCGAGGTCGAGGCGCTGTGCGACCGTGTCAGCATCATCCGCAAGGGGCGGACGGTGGAGAGCGGTTCGCTCGCCGACCTGCGGCACCTCACCCGCACCAGCGTCAGCGCCGATCTCGCGGGCCCGCCCGACGGGCTCGCACGGCTGCCCGGTGTGCACGACCTCGACGTCCAGGGCCCTGCCGTCTCCTCCGAAGGCGCCGGATGCCGGGTTCGGTTCCAGGTCGACACGGACAAGCTGGATCCGGTGCTGCGCTCGCTCACCGAGTCGGGCGTGCGGTCGCTGACCAGCACCCCGCCCACGCTGGAGGAGCTGTTCCTCCGTCACTACCAAACCGATGCACGCGGCACGGGCGCGGAAGAGGCGATGTCACGATGA
- a CDS encoding ABC transporter permease — translation MTAVAQTTALASSRRGARPLAGTGTLVRLALRRDRLMLPIWVVVIGAMVVSGVGSLQTLYDTAAKRAQLAESMSANSSLRSLYGPVFDDSIGGLVAWRFATFAAVLAAVMSLIIVVRHTREEEETGRQELISSAMVGRRAPLTAALLTAVIANTAVALLITAGLSGQGVSGALALGLAVGGTGVLFATTAAIVAQLTESARTAKGMTAGVLGLAFVLRAAGDASTVDGSSVLTWLSPIGWAENVRAFGGERWWVILLIAAAGGVQGVIAYTLAGRRDVGMSFLPTRPGPTEGKLTTAGGLAWRLQRGTLLGWAGGFLLAGIVFGGMASGAADMVGDNEQATEIFRRMGGQSALTDAFLAAMVGMFGLIAALYAVGSVLRMHGEETSQRAEPVLANAVGRTAWAAGHLAVAFGGTVLVMLLAGAGLALGHGGDLPAITGAALSQVPAVWTLAGVALLLYGAVPRAAAAGWAVAGLCLALGWVGPALDLPRAVLDLSPFGHLPKLPGPRMDWPPVLLLTALAVALVAAGLAAFRRRDLQT, via the coding sequence ATGACCGCCGTCGCACAGACCACGGCACTCGCCTCGAGCAGGCGCGGAGCACGGCCGCTGGCGGGCACGGGGACACTGGTCAGGCTCGCCCTGCGCCGCGACCGGCTCATGCTGCCCATCTGGGTGGTGGTGATCGGCGCGATGGTCGTCAGCGGTGTCGGATCGCTCCAGACGCTGTACGACACCGCCGCCAAGCGCGCGCAGCTCGCCGAGTCGATGTCCGCGAACAGCTCACTGCGCAGCCTGTACGGGCCGGTGTTCGACGACAGCATCGGAGGGCTGGTCGCCTGGCGGTTCGCCACCTTCGCCGCCGTGCTCGCGGCGGTGATGAGCCTGATCATCGTGGTCCGCCACACCCGGGAGGAGGAGGAAACAGGACGTCAGGAACTGATCTCGTCGGCGATGGTGGGGCGGCGGGCGCCGCTCACCGCGGCCCTTCTCACCGCGGTGATCGCCAACACGGCGGTCGCACTGCTGATCACCGCCGGGCTGTCAGGGCAGGGAGTCTCGGGGGCGCTCGCCCTCGGACTCGCGGTGGGTGGGACCGGCGTGCTGTTCGCCACGACGGCGGCGATCGTCGCCCAGCTGACCGAGAGCGCGAGGACCGCCAAGGGAATGACGGCCGGCGTGCTGGGGCTGGCGTTCGTGCTGCGTGCGGCGGGTGACGCGAGCACCGTCGACGGATCGTCCGTGCTGACCTGGCTCTCGCCGATCGGCTGGGCGGAGAACGTCCGGGCCTTCGGCGGTGAGCGCTGGTGGGTGATCCTGCTGATCGCCGCCGCCGGAGGGGTCCAGGGTGTCATCGCGTACACGCTGGCCGGGCGACGCGACGTCGGCATGAGCTTCCTGCCGACCCGTCCCGGCCCGACCGAGGGGAAGCTCACCACCGCGGGCGGGCTCGCCTGGCGGCTGCAACGCGGCACCCTGCTCGGCTGGGCGGGGGGATTCCTGCTCGCCGGGATCGTCTTCGGCGGAATGGCGAGCGGCGCGGCCGACATGGTCGGCGACAACGAGCAGGCCACGGAGATCTTCCGGCGGATGGGCGGGCAGTCGGCGCTCACCGACGCCTTCCTCGCCGCGATGGTCGGCATGTTCGGGCTGATCGCCGCCCTGTACGCGGTCGGGTCCGTCCTGCGCATGCACGGCGAGGAGACCTCCCAGCGCGCGGAACCGGTCCTCGCGAACGCGGTCGGCAGGACCGCCTGGGCCGCCGGTCATCTGGCCGTCGCCTTCGGCGGCACCGTACTGGTCATGCTGCTCGCCGGGGCGGGCCTGGCCCTCGGCCACGGCGGGGACCTGCCCGCGATCACGGGCGCCGCGCTCTCCCAGGTGCCGGCCGTGTGGACGCTCGCGGGCGTGGCGCTGCTGCTGTACGGGGCCGTCCCCAGGGCCGCGGCGGCGGGCTGGGCCGTGGCGGGTCTGTGCCTCGCGCTCGGCTGGGTCGGCCCGGCACTCGACCTCCCCCGGGCCGTGCTGGACCTCTCGCCCTTCGGTCATCTGCCGAAGCTCCCGGGGCCACGGATGGACTGGCCGCCGGTGCTGCTGCTGACGGCGCTGGCGGTGGCCCTGGTGGCCGCCGGACTCGCGGCCTTCCGCCGCCGGGACCTGCAGACCTGA
- a CDS encoding cytochrome P450 — protein MDAAVFAPWSPAFTADPYPAYAELRARGRVHWFEPTRQWLVPHHADVSALLRDRRLGRTYLHRFTHEEFGRTPPPPGHEPFHTLNDNGLLDLEAPDHTRIRRLVTKAFTPRTVQALEPTVRRLAAELVAGLVKNGGGDLLAEVAEPLPVAVIAEMLGIPESDRGLLRPWSADICGMFELNPSEETAARAVRASVEFSAYLRGLIAARRAEPGGDLVSALISAHDKGETLSEQELVSTCVLLLNAGHEATVNTTANGWWTLFRHPGELARLGADHALLSTAVEELMRYDTPLQMFERWVLDDIEIGGTVVPRGSELALLFGSANRDPARFERPGDLDLGRADNPHITFGAGIHYCLGAPLARVELTASFGELLRQAPTMRLAAEPEWKPGYVIRGLRELRVEL, from the coding sequence ATGGATGCCGCTGTTTTCGCTCCCTGGTCGCCCGCCTTCACCGCGGACCCGTATCCGGCATACGCCGAACTCCGCGCCCGGGGGCGGGTGCACTGGTTCGAGCCCACGCGGCAGTGGCTCGTACCGCACCACGCCGATGTGTCCGCGCTGCTGCGGGACCGCCGGCTCGGCCGTACGTATCTGCACCGCTTCACGCACGAGGAGTTCGGGCGCACGCCCCCGCCGCCGGGGCACGAGCCCTTCCACACGCTGAACGACAACGGGCTGCTGGACCTGGAGGCGCCCGACCACACGCGGATCCGGCGGCTGGTGACCAAGGCGTTCACCCCCCGCACCGTGCAGGCGCTGGAGCCGACCGTGCGCCGGCTGGCCGCCGAGCTGGTGGCCGGGCTGGTGAAGAACGGCGGCGGCGACCTGCTGGCGGAGGTCGCCGAGCCGCTGCCGGTCGCGGTCATCGCGGAGATGCTGGGGATACCGGAGTCCGACCGCGGCCTGCTACGGCCCTGGTCCGCGGACATCTGCGGGATGTTCGAGCTGAACCCGTCCGAGGAGACCGCGGCGCGTGCCGTACGGGCCTCGGTGGAGTTCTCCGCGTATCTGCGGGGGCTGATCGCCGCGCGCCGTGCCGAGCCGGGCGGGGACCTGGTCTCGGCGCTGATCTCGGCGCACGACAAGGGAGAGACGCTGAGTGAGCAGGAGCTGGTGTCCACCTGCGTGCTGCTGCTCAACGCGGGTCATGAGGCGACCGTCAACACCACCGCCAACGGCTGGTGGACGCTGTTCCGCCACCCGGGCGAACTGGCGCGGCTGGGGGCGGACCACGCGCTGCTGTCCACGGCCGTGGAAGAGCTGATGCGGTACGACACCCCGCTCCAGATGTTCGAGCGCTGGGTGCTCGACGACATCGAGATCGGCGGCACGGTCGTCCCGCGCGGCTCAGAACTGGCCCTGCTCTTCGGCTCGGCCAACCGTGACCCGGCCCGCTTCGAGCGCCCCGGCGACCTCGACCTCGGCCGCGCCGACAACCCGCACATCACGTTCGGAGCCGGAATCCACTACTGCCTGGGCGCTCCCCTCGCCAGGGTCGAACTGACCGCCTCCTTCGGCGAACTGCTTCGGCAGGCACCGACGATGCGGCTCGCGGCGGAGCCGGAGTGGAAGCCGGGCTATGTGATCAGAGGGCTGCGGGAGCTGCGCGTGGAGCTGTGA